The genomic window GAAAAAGATTAAAAGACGAGAGGGAATGTGTCAGCAATGCTTTATAGATCATTTAGGCAGACTTTGTTTGTAATTAATGGGAATAGCAGTGTTCCAAGAAAGTACAAGTTAAGGGTAGCAGGTTACAGAATGATCTGTAGACTGTAAGGAGGACTAtggatttgaaaaaaacaaactgaagtatATTTCATCTCTCTGATAGCACATTAAAGACATCACCTGAAAGCATACAAGTGCTGGACAACAACTGAAGAGGAGTCACATTGTAACGTTTAGTCTTAGCAAAACAGAACACAACGcttaattttacatttaaaatataacatcctttaaaaaaatctgcattatgTCATTTCTGTTTCCAAAAGTAAATGCTGAATGTTGTCAATCGTGGGCAGCGTGGTTGAACTTGTCAAACCTTTCTGTAGTAAATAACATTAATGATGCTTGCATTACATTATGCTGCGACGGGGTGGGGCCCCTCATGCAGTCAATGCTGAGTCAACAGTCACAGCTGccttaataaattaaaatgtcaaCATGCTCATGCGGCCGACACCTGACTGTAAATCTTACCTTTCGATACGGTAAGTGCAGGCGACCATTGTGATCTCAGTATGTCCAGACAAATACTCCCATTGCTGTTGATATTTGGGTGGTAAATTTTAGTTGTAAATGCCACCTGTGACAAAACAGACAAGAAAGtagaacacattaaacacattgaAGTGAATGAATGGTTAGTCTAGGTGAGATGACATACTGTGTGTGCCTCATAACTCACCTTTGGTGGTTTGAATGGGTAATCTGTTGGGAAGTGGATGGTGAGGAAAAACACTCCACTCTGATATGGGCTGTCActctaaaaaaagaacaagacaaGTTTCTACACAGCAACTCTACTGTTTCTTTTGcttattttaaacaaatttgaattgatttaagataaagtttCACCTACCGGACCCATTATTGTTGCCTGCCAGTGAAATACTAGGAAAAAAGATTAACAATGATTCAGTATAACAGCTTGAATTAAAACTCCTGATGCATACACTTCTTTTATTTAATAAGGAACACAAGAAAACTCAGATGAAGCGGTGTTTCATTATTAAATTGACTCACGATCGTCCCCAACCGGTCCAGCAGAGCACTGAGCAGGTGGGTCCCTCTGCAGGTCAGACAGTTCCTTAAGACAGAAAATCACACAATTAAAAATCGTCAATTAACCTCCTTTGGcagcacctccttccagttttttGCTGCAAACGACTgaaatcacctgcaacaatccctaaaactgacctctctcattccactcgccactttcaaaaacgtaTTGCACCCCGttactcaacatcactgcacttgcttttaaattgcttttaagttgttcactcctGTCATATTTTTATATTGCATTGTTCTGTttctaggtttctctgtatgtcctctctgttttttgttttgtttttatttattgtcatgccacctgtgttacCTTTTGCCCAGGTCgctattgtaaatgagaattggttctcaattgacttacatggtaaaataaaatgaattaaatttaAAGTTAGTTGGAAAATATTGATCACATTTCATTGTTTATATTGGGTACATGTGGATCCAAACACAAGAAGAATATTTCATTAGATGATTTCAAAGATGATTTATCTTTTAAATCTAGTCTGGAAAAACTTCCACTTATCCTGAGGGGATTTAAGGACACAGACTCGCCTCTTTAAAACGTACTCCATGTAATGTCTGGCTTTATGTAAAGAgcactttcttcactttttttttctcagtacaACCAAGTTGCAATTACTATCTTTTTAGGGCAGCAATGTTTGCTGTCCAGTACAGCCATC from Notolabrus celidotus isolate fNotCel1 chromosome 9, fNotCel1.pri, whole genome shotgun sequence includes these protein-coding regions:
- the ube2d4 gene encoding ubiquitin-conjugating enzyme E2 D4 yields the protein MALKRIQKELSDLQRDPPAQCSAGPVGDDLFHWQATIMGPSDSPYQSGVFFLTIHFPTDYPFKPPKVAFTTKIYHPNINSNGSICLDILRSQWSPALTVSKVLLSICSLLCDPNPDDPLVPEIAHTYKADREKYNKLARDWTQKYAM